In a single window of the Gadus macrocephalus chromosome 6, ASM3116895v1 genome:
- the LOC132459163 gene encoding uncharacterized protein LOC132459163 isoform X2, giving the protein MQASATVVSQDVREDSAPFESAGEDHAVSGCPQQLLENEMQKLLEILTTDIETKDHPSMSESWSLRQSAAQDEWRKARPYHLNSLLSCNEVPIKTCCNCSSQAVIRCRDCMPNEWLCIDCDVTKNQSLALHNRESCVNGMFMPIEPGLCLVHEDGKYEVVSQVRLLPTIRPELCSCDPSNLAESAGRSVILATMNGRYDLHLPKLACKSCPAQWTPDRKDLIQSGYWPASVKSDTLFAADLLATFEGMKTTAPNLSRQGFLRMLDGRTSHFGRTGKIHGDIFQRSFLENTFCNYQCEKMSSVEHFTCAACTPNMLALCADGNRKVYRFRQSKG; this is encoded by the exons ATGCAAGCCTCAGCTACAG TTGTTTCTCAGGATGTTCGTGAGGACTCTGCCCCTTTTGAGTCAGCTGGGGAGGATCATGCAGTGTCCGGGTGCCCTCAACAGTTACTTG AAAATGAGATGCAGAAACTGTTGGAAATTCTAACAACGGACATTGAGACAAAGGACCATCCGTCGATGTCAGAATCATGGTCATTGCGTCAATCGGCAGCTCAGGATGAGTGGCGTAAAGCAAGGCCGTATCATTTGAACAGTTTGCTGTCATGCAATGAAGTTCCCATAAAAACATGCTGCAACTGCTCATCTCAAGCAGTCATTCGTTGCAGAGACTGCATGCCCAATGAGTGGCTCTGCATTGATTGTGATGTGACCAAAAATCAGTCCCTTGCACTCCACAATCGTGAGTCCTGCGTCAATGGAATGTTCATGCCCATTGAGCCAGGGCTTTGCCTTGTGCATGAAGATGGCAAATATGAAGTTGTCAGTCAAG TACGTCTGTTGCCTACTATCAGACCGGAGTTGTGCTCCTGTGATCCATCAAACCTCGCGGAGTCAGCTGGCAGATCAGTCATTTTGGCTACCATGAATG GTCGGTATGATCTACACTTGCCGAAGTTGGCATGCAAGTCATGTCCAGCCCAGTGGACACCTGACCGAAAGGATTTAATACAAAGTGGGTATTGGCCAGCGTCTGTCAAGAGTGACACATTGTTTGCAGCTGATCTGCTTGCAACATTTGAAGGGATGAAAACTACAGCACCCAATCTATCGAGACAGGGTTTTTTGCGGATGTTGGATGGGAGGACTTCTCACTTTGGAAGA ACTGGAAAAATACATGGAGACATCTTCCAAAGGAGCTTTTTGGAGAACACATTCTGTAACTACCAGTGCGAGAAAATGTCAAGTGTGGAGCACTTTACATGCGCAGCATGTACCCCAAACATGCTGGCGCTGTGTGCAGATGGCAACAGAAAGGTTTACCGATTTCGGCAGTCTAAAGGGTGA